From a region of the Tachysurus fulvidraco isolate hzauxx_2018 chromosome 5, HZAU_PFXX_2.0, whole genome shotgun sequence genome:
- the zgc:112416 gene encoding uncharacterized protein C21orf58 isoform X2 codes for MFLATKGKVNSKQSQRLENERAGHDERPDSVLSTRSYDGRNEALHSALRRKRDLLRRLREQHILDELARPQTWAGTRRHHPNESPVSPSPPVYIYQSPPAAPPPAPPPAPPPAPQPPRIIQHTVPHPPATIIQQLPQQQPLIAQIPPVQPAPYRSGSIKEDMVELMLMQNAQMHQIIMHNMMLKALPPMVAGTNGSPPVGQGNYMKAKGAVHHHHHYGPPPLPPIGYSAWPSMMSPQREGCYQSPVQHITGPVTLPPLHTVTVDGLKTRFPLGL; via the exons ATGTTTCTGGCAACCAAGGGAAAAGTCAACAGTAAACAATCACAG AGACTGGAGAATGAAAGAGCAGGTCATGATGAAAGGCCAGACTCTGTGCTTTCCACAA GAAGTTACGATGGACGGAACGAAGCGCTCCACAGCGCTCTGAGACGCAAAAGAGACTTACTCCGGAGACTACGG GAACAGCATATCTTAGACGAATTAGCGAGGCCTCAGACGTGGGCTGGAACTCGCAGACATCATCCTAACGAATCTCCTGTCTCGCCGTCACCCCCAGTTTATATCTATCAGTCTCCGCCTGCTGCCCCACCACCAGCTCCTCCTCCAGCCCCACCTCCTGCCCCACAACCTCCCCGAATCATCCAACACACT gTTCCACATCCACCAGCCACCATTATTCAGCAGCTACCACAACAACAGCCACTTATAGCACAGATTCCACCAGTCCAACCTGCGCCCTACAGATCTGGAAGCATTAAAGAGG ACATGGTGGAGCTAATGCTCATGCAGAATGCCCAGATGCACCAGATCATCATGCACAACATGATGCTCAAGGCGCTTCCTCCAATGGTCGCTGGCACAAACGGGAGTCCTCCTGTAGGCCAG GGGAACTACATGAAAGCCAAAGGAGCCgttcaccatcatcaccactatGGGCCTCCGCCGCTTCCCCCTATAGGCTACTCAGCTTGGCCCTCAATGATGTCACCACAAAGGGAAGGGTGTTACCAGTCACCCGTTCAGCACATAACTGGCCCCGTAACTCTGCCTCCGCTTCACAC CGTCACTGTTGATGGGCTGAAGACGAGATTTCCTCTCGGACTCTAA
- the col5a2b gene encoding collagen alpha-2(V) chain yields the protein MSMARAFRTCVCLALFSTQVLWVTCKKALPESQTGCKDGDVTHEPNAIWKPEPCRLCVCDKGNIVCEDIHCEKLKDCEHFYVPEGECCPVCERFASVRGSIGVMALKGEKGEPGDIPHIVGLPGRPGPMGAPGPAGRAGYRGFKGRKGVAGPPGFDGIPGVPGMPGKPGPEGQTSLPGSQFGSQMASGFHDAKMGMSAIVSGSPGEIGPRGHPGPAGPPGPMGAQGTPGDAGDPGPMGPSGPRGPDGLSGKPGQDGEPGEPGKRGEDGFPGSAGSRGFPGLPGQPGMKGHKGYAGSHGTKGERGVVGSKGASGLPGSIGLVGPQGPPGLTGERGRGGPIGAPGKRGMAGNPGTPGPLGPIGIPGAAGFPGSPGMKGEAGPTGPRGTSGAQGPRGDSGRLGLPGHQGKQGLAGTDGAMGAKGPSGAPGVQGSVGLIGQPGPPGPQGKTGLAGPKGQLGDAGIAGLKGEPGIKGEVGQLGAQGEMGPMGEEGKRGPRGDPGSVGPPGPPGETGVPGLRGFPGSDGLPGQKGAIGERGAPGSSGVKGTAGDPGRPGESGLPGARGLSGVAGPDGPEGKIGPQGAPGDDGGPGPAGSNGGRGPPGSMGVPGPKGFGGDAGKAGEAGTPGAPGQRGRNGKDGEEGPAGPAGPPGTAGKRGEQGSPGVTGFQGLPGPAGPPGEPGKPGDVGVNGEEGSSGQTGPRGERGSPGERGELGPNGLPGPKGSLGSPGPDGPKGSSGPAGKVGEPGPPGLQGMPGERGTPGIGGPKGDRGAIGEIGTEGAAGNDGARGLPGTTGPTGPAGAPGEKGETGPRGPSGPPGSRAASGSPGQPGPPGSAGFAGPPGVDGQPGTKGDPGEPGPKGEAGASGPQGMAGKPGAQGASGVTGLKGARGSQGSAGSSGFPGSSGRVGPPGPAGQTGEPGPQGPSGKKGEPGIHGEPGGVGRQGERGNAGPAGSPGDKGDSGEDGPPGPDGPPGPAGLSGQRGLVGLPGMRGERGLMGLPGPAGPPGKPGTKGPQGVKGGIGNSGLPGSVGDRGDAGSQGPAGADGGPGTDGTRGVKGDRGEPGAEGLAGPQGTPGTPGPVGAPGGTGLRGAKGASGPAGPAGQPGVRGKQGPQGPQGDKGEKGLAGERGQKGHRGFSGLQGLPGAAGATGDPGERGIIGPSGQRGPPGPVGPAGKEGEMGSPGAIGSPGTRGSSGDTGPEGPRGEPGPPGPPGPPGPPTTIEDDFDKNPDDGGFETPAPPLPEYNKDEAMPVNGSGVVHVDSSVHASLKALGSQLDSIKNADGSRLHPARTCQDIKQCYPMKKSGEYWVDPNEGSLKDAIKVYCNMETGETCVSANPSSIPRKNWWSSRSGTLKPVWFGATMNRGTKFTYGDKEDSPNTVAVQMRLLRLLSKEAVQTITYHCKNGVAYRDDKSDNLKKAAVLKAADGTDIKAYGHNRLKYTVTEDGCSKSSSEWSKTVFEYRTQKPSKLPVMDMAPVDVGGPEQEFGIDVGPVCFS from the exons ATGTCCATGGCTCGCGCATTCAGGACGTGTGTTTGTCTCGCGCTTTTCTCCACGCAGGTGCTGTGGGTGACGTGCAAGAAAG CTTTACCAGAGAGTCAGACCGGCTGTAAGGATGGAGATGTGACTCACGAACCCAATGCCATTTGGAAACCAGAGCCATGCCGGCTGTGCGTGTGCGACAAAGGCAACATCGTCTGTGAGGACATCCACTGTGAGAAACTCAAAGACTGTGAGCATTTCTATGTCCCGGAGGGAGAGTGCTGtcccgtgtgtgagagattcGCCAGCGTTCGGGGATCTATCG GGGTGATGGCCCTCaag GGGGAAAAAGGAGAACCAGGAGATATTCCTCAT ATTGTTGGACTGCCTGGTCGACCAGGACCGATG GGAGCTCCTGGGCCAGCGGGACGTGCAGGATATCGTGGCTTTAAAGGAAGAAAA GGCGTGGCCGGTCCTCCCGGGTTCGATGGGATACCAGGTGTGCCAGGTATGCCAGGAAAACCTGGTCCTGAAGGACAGACTTCATTACCAGGG AGTCAGTTTGGATCTCAGATGGCTTCAGGTTTCCATGACGCCAAAATGGGAATGTCGGCAATTGTCTCTGGCTCACCT GGTGAAATCGGACCAAGAGGACACCCAGGACCTGCAGGTCCACCC GGTCCCATGGGAGCACAAGGCACCCCTGGAGATGCGGGTGATCCGGGACCCATG ggtcCTTCTGGCCCAAGGGGTCCAGATGGTCTTTCTGGAAAACCTGGTCAAGAT GGTGAACCGGGAGAACCgggaaagagaggagaagacGGTTTTCCAGGATCAGCT GGGTCTCGGGGATTCCCAGGCTTACCAGGTCAACCAGGAATGAAGGGACACAAG GGATATGCAGGTTCACACGGAACGAAGGGAGAGCGAGGTGTCGTTGGTTCAAAG GGTGCGTCAGGACTTCCTGGTTCGATCGGGCTTGTCGGTCCGCAG GGTCCACCAGGATTGACTGGCGAAAGAGGTCGGGGCGGTCCTATCGGTGCTCCG GGAAAACGTGGAATGGCAGGAAATCCTGGAACGCCAGGTCCATTG GGTCCAATAGGGATCCCAGGAGCTGCAGGATTTCCAGGCAGTCCAGGAATGAAG GGTGAGGCAGGACCAACAGGCCCTCGAGGCACCAGTGGAGCTCAGGGACCCAGAGGGGACTCAGGGAGACTAGGCTTACCAGGACATCAGGGCAAACAG GGTCTAGCAGGAACGGATGGTGCTATGGGAGCTAAAGGGCCATCT GGTGCACCTGGTGTGCAAGGTTCTGTCGGACTGATCGGTCAACCAGGACCACCTGGACCACAGGGAAAGACAGGACTTGCTGGGCCCAAAGGCCAATTG GGTGACGCTGGCATAGCTGGACTCAAAGGAGAGCCTGGAATTAAAGGAGAAGTG GGGCAACTTGGAGCTCAGGGAGAGATGGGTCCGATGGGGGAGGAAGGAAAACGAGGACCCAGAGGAGACCCAGGATCTGTGGGGCCACCCGGACCTCCTGGAGAAACA GGAGTTCCAGGTCTTCGTGGCTTTCCGGGTTCAGATGGGTTACCTGGACAAAAG GGTGCTATAGGTGAGCGTGGGGCTCCGGGCTCTTCCGGAGTTAAAGGTACTGCCGGTGATCCGGGCCGTCCTGGAGAATCGGGTCTTCCGGGTGCGAGG GGTCTAAGTGGTGTTGCTGGACCTGATGGACCGGAAGGGAAAATTGGACCTCAG GGAGCACCAGGAGATGACGGTGGTCCTGGACCTGCTGGTTCAAACGGAGGCAGAGGTCCACCAGGATCTATGGGTGTGCCAGGCCCGAAAGGCTTTGGT GGCGATGCAGGGAAAGCTGGAGAAGCAGGAACACCAGGAGCACCGGGACAAAGA GGTCGCAATGGAAAAGATGGAGAGGAAGGACCCGCAGGCCCTGCCGGACCGCCT GGAACAGCAGGAAAACGAGGCGAACAGGGATCTCCTGGCGTGACGGGCTTTCAG GGTTTACCCGGACCCGCAGGTCCACCTGGAGAGCCAGGAAAACCAGGTGATGTG GGAGTCAATGGTGAAGAAGGTTCCTCTGGTCAGACTGGACCAAGA GGTGAGCGTGGAAGTccaggagaaagaggagagctAGGACCTAACGGCCTCCCTGGGCCTAAAGGCAGTCTCGGGTCCCCAGGACCTGATGGACCTAAG GGAAGCTCAGGACCAGCAGGGAAAGTCGGAGAACCAGGTCCACCTGGACTTCAGGGAATGCCGGGAGAGAGGGGGACGCCAGGGATCGGCGGACCTAAAGGAGACCGT GGAGCGATTGGTGAGATAGGAACCGAGGGAGCTGCTGGCAACGATGGTGCTCGG ggTCTTCCTGGAACCACTGGACCTACTGGACCAGCCGGAGCTCCTGGAGAAAAG GGTGAAACCGGACCCAGAGGACCTTCTGGACCACCGGGTTCTAGGGCAGCTTCT GGATCTCCAGGTCAGCCTGGTCCTCCTGGATCAGCTGGATTTGCCGGTCCTCCT GGTGTTGACGGTCAACCTGGTACAAAAGGAGACCCAGGAGAACCAGGTCCAAAGGGTGAGGCAGGGGCTTCTGGTCCTCAGGGAATGGCAGGAAAACCTGGAGCTCAG gGAGCTTCTGGTGTAACTGGACTGAAGGGTGCCAGGGGGAGTCAAGGATCTGCT ggTTCCAGCGGTTTCCCAGGATCTTCAGGACGTGTAGGACCCCCAGGCCCGGCT GGTCAAACCGGAGAGCCTGGTCCTCAAGGACCCTCGGGAAAGAAGGGCGAACCTGGAATACACGGAGAACCAGGAGGCGTAGGACGACAAGGCGAGCGAGGGAATGCTGGACCTGCCGGAAGCCCTGGAGATAAAGGCGATTCTGGAGAAGATGGACCACCG ggcCCTGATGGACCACCAGGACCTGCAGGATTGTCAGGGCAGAGAGGGCTAGTAGGCCTGCCCGGTATGAGAGGAGAGCGTGGACTGATGGGCCTTCCTGGACCTGCt GGTCCACCTGGAAAACCTGGCACCAAAGGTCCTCAGGGAGTGAAAGGTGGTATTGGCAATTCTGGATTACCTGGATCTGTTGGAGATAGAGGAGATGCTGGCTCACAG GGTCCTGCGGGAGCAGATGGAGGTCCAGGAACTGATGGTACTCGTGGAGTCAAA ggagATCGAGGAGAACCAGGTGCTGAGGGTCTTGCTGGACCTCAGGGAACCCCAGGGACACCTGGACCAGTCGGGGCTCCTGGAGGTACCGGATTAAGAGGGGCCAAA GGTGCCAGCGGTCCAGCGGGTCCAGCCGGCCAGCCAGGAGTCAGAGGAAAACAG GGACCTCAAGGACCACAAGGAGACAAAGGAGAGAAAGGGCTCGCTGGTGAGAGGGGACAGAAAGGTCATCGTGGCTTTTCTGGACTTCAGGGTCTCCCGGGAGCAGCG GGAGCGACAGGAGACCCCGGCGAAAGAGGAATCATCGGACCGAGTGGACAAAGA GGACCCCCTGGGCCTGTTGGACCTGCTGGTAAAGAAGGTGAGATGGGTTCTCCTGGAGCCATTGGGTCTCCTGGAACTCGGGGCAGCTCTGGAGATACCGGACCCGAG GGCCCTCGAGGAGAACCTGGACCTCCAGGCCCGCCTGGTCCTCCTGGACCCCCTACTACTATTGAGGATGACTTTGATAAAAACCCAGATGATGGCGGGTTTGAAACTCCAGCGCCTCCCCTTCCAGAGTACAACAAGGATGAGGCAATGCCTGTTAACGGCTCTGGTGTTGTTCACGTTGACAGCAGTGTCCACGCTTCACTGAAGGCTCTGGGCAGTCAACTGGACAGCATAAAGAACGCGGACGGGAGCCGTCTTCATCCGGCGCGCACCTGCCAGGACATCAAGCAGTGCTATCCCATGAAGAAAAGCG GTGAGTACTGGGTGGACCCTAATGAGGGAAGTCTGAAGGATGCTATCAAGGTGTACTGTAACATGGAGACGGGGGAGACCTGCGTGTCTGCAAACCCCTCCAGCATCCCACGCAAGAACTGGTGGAGTTCCCGCTCCGGCACGCTGAAACCCGTTTGGTTCGGAGCCACCATGAACAGAGGAACGAAG
- the senp2 gene encoding sentrin-specific protease 2, whose protein sequence is MYEWIVDGLSSLFVPFSVFSGGNSPNWPKDSNQAPPQDEVTYETQQQQDNYRPAKRNYQSIHSPDGVSEQLEVKRPRRDVIVRVVKKTFTRIAGLLRLRQHKPHHYEKERDCRETQIGHVALVGIDEIHSNGINKWTIGGDVKMEKPREMGLSGKERSVPNVCVGAQPLRRKFESGSVLYMGNQDRQKELPHRRSLHLLPSRPVLPDTDFPGRTHKPCLAVEEALKESDREHYRKLVEMVSEKYSKNKPLPFGRVKPPTTTFPHGRTTPEISKPTPIKVNPHAPVWRNSNLKSYVKDSAPVSDVGRKKSDQPLNKNRLLDVDLSVEVETRLNLKDRETTAVCQTRAEPVFDTSKHLEEEFPRLTKEMQQEVSVALAHRDPDLILSSAFKLRITQRDLATLQEGCWLNDEVINFYLNLVMARTEQEACGRKVYCFSTFFFPKLHGGGHEAVRRWTKAVDLFLYDFILIPLHLGVHWSLAVVDFRAKSVRSYDSMGQRHDDICNMILMYIKEECEVKKGKGLEILKWTVTSLRATEVPQQKNGSDCGVFVCKYADYIARGRPFTFRQCHMSYFRKVMIWEILNQKLLQ, encoded by the exons ATGTATGAATGGATAGTTGATGGACTGTCGTCGCTGTTTGTTCCGTTTTCCGTGTTTTCTGGAGGGAATTCGCCGAACTGGCCTAAGGACAGTAACCAGGCGCCACCACAAGACGAGGTCACTTAcgaaacacaacaacaacaggatAATTACCGACCTGCCAAACGAAACTATCAAAG TATTCACTCTCCTGATGGAGTGTCCGAGCAGCTGGAAGTCAAAAGACCAAGACGAG ATGTGATCGTCCGAGTTGTGAAGAAGACTTTCACTAGGATCGCAGGGCTGCTACGTTTGCGACAACACAAGCCGCACCATTATGAAAAGGAGAGAGACTGTAGAGAAACGCAG ATTGGACATGTTGCTTTAGTGGGAATTGATGAAATTCACAGCAACGGCATAAATAAGTGGACGATTGGTGGGGATGTTAAAATGG AGAAACCGAGAGAGATGGGGTTAAGTGGGAAAGAGAGGAGTGTGCCAAACGTTTGTGTCGGTGCTCAGCCCCTGAGAAGGAAATTTGA AAGCGGATCAGTGTTATATATGGGAAACCAGGACCGGCAGAAGGAGCTTCCACACAGGCGGTCACTGCACTTGCTGCCGTCACGCCCTGTCCTCCCTGACACAGATTTCCCTGGCCGCACACACAAACCCTGCCTCGCTGTAGAGGAG GCCCTAAAAGAAAGCGATAGAGAGCACTACAGAAAGCTGGTGGAGATGGTGTCTGAGAAGTACTCGAAGAACAAACCGCTGCCGTTTGGACGAGTGAAACCGCCGAC CACGACTTTTCCCCACGGCCGTACTACTCCCGAGATCAGCAAACCTACACCAATCAAAG TGAACCCACATGCACCAGTGTGGAGGAATTCTAATCTAAAAAGCTACGTAAAGGACAG TGCACCAGTCAGTGATGTTGGGAGGAAGAAATCAGACCAACCGCTGAATAAAAACAGG CTATTAGACGTGGATCTATCCGTCGAGGTAGAAACCCGGCTGAacctgaaagacagagagaccacTGCAGTGTGCCAGACCCGTGCCGAACCTGTGTTTGACACGAGCAAGCACCTGGAGGAGGAATTTCCCAGACTGACAAAG GAGATGCAACAGGAGGTGAGTGTTGCTCTTGCACACAGAGATCCTGACCTAATTCTGAGCAGCGCTTTCAAACTGCGTATCACACAGagagatctggcaaccctgcagGAGGGCTGCTGGCTCAACGATGAG GTGATCAATTTCTACCTTAACCTGGTGATGGCACGGACGGAGCAGGAAGCATGCGGGAGGAAGGTGTACTGCTTTAGCACCTTCTTCTTTCCTAAGCTGCATGGGGGTGGCCACGAAGCCGTGCGTCGCTGGACCAAGGCCGTCGACCTCTTCCTCTACGACTTCATCCTCATCCCTTTGCACCTGGGGGTCCACTGGTCTCTTGCC GTCGTCGACTTCAGAGCAAAGTCTGTGAGGTCGTACGACTCCATGGGTCAGAGGCACGATGACATTTGTAACATGATACT GATGTACATAAAGGAGGAGTGTGAGGTGAAGAAAGGCAAAGGTCTGGAAATCTTAAAGTGGACGGTGACCAGCTTACGAGCTACT GAGGTTCCACAACAGAAGAACGGAAGTGACTGCGGGGTCTTTGTGTGCAAGTATGCCGACTATATCGCACGTGGACGACCCTTTACCTTTAGACAG TGTCACATGTCATATTTCCGTAAAGTGATGATCTGGGAGATTCTCAATCAGAAGCTGCTGCAGTag
- the zgc:112416 gene encoding uncharacterized protein C21orf58 isoform X1: MADPIVDQMTRLKLKLLEKRLENERAGHDERPDSVLSTRSYDGRNEALHSALRRKRDLLRRLREQHILDELARPQTWAGTRRHHPNESPVSPSPPVYIYQSPPAAPPPAPPPAPPPAPQPPRIIQHTVPHPPATIIQQLPQQQPLIAQIPPVQPAPYRSGSIKEDMVELMLMQNAQMHQIIMHNMMLKALPPMVAGTNGSPPVGQGNYMKAKGAVHHHHHYGPPPLPPIGYSAWPSMMSPQREGCYQSPVQHITGPVTLPPLHTVTVDGLKTRFPLGL; this comes from the exons ATGGCTGACCCGATTGTTGACCAAATGACTCGTCTGAAATTAAAACTGCTTGAAAAG AGACTGGAGAATGAAAGAGCAGGTCATGATGAAAGGCCAGACTCTGTGCTTTCCACAA GAAGTTACGATGGACGGAACGAAGCGCTCCACAGCGCTCTGAGACGCAAAAGAGACTTACTCCGGAGACTACGG GAACAGCATATCTTAGACGAATTAGCGAGGCCTCAGACGTGGGCTGGAACTCGCAGACATCATCCTAACGAATCTCCTGTCTCGCCGTCACCCCCAGTTTATATCTATCAGTCTCCGCCTGCTGCCCCACCACCAGCTCCTCCTCCAGCCCCACCTCCTGCCCCACAACCTCCCCGAATCATCCAACACACT gTTCCACATCCACCAGCCACCATTATTCAGCAGCTACCACAACAACAGCCACTTATAGCACAGATTCCACCAGTCCAACCTGCGCCCTACAGATCTGGAAGCATTAAAGAGG ACATGGTGGAGCTAATGCTCATGCAGAATGCCCAGATGCACCAGATCATCATGCACAACATGATGCTCAAGGCGCTTCCTCCAATGGTCGCTGGCACAAACGGGAGTCCTCCTGTAGGCCAG GGGAACTACATGAAAGCCAAAGGAGCCgttcaccatcatcaccactatGGGCCTCCGCCGCTTCCCCCTATAGGCTACTCAGCTTGGCCCTCAATGATGTCACCACAAAGGGAAGGGTGTTACCAGTCACCCGTTCAGCACATAACTGGCCCCGTAACTCTGCCTCCGCTTCACAC CGTCACTGTTGATGGGCTGAAGACGAGATTTCCTCTCGGACTCTAA
- the pjvk gene encoding pejvakin: protein MFAAATKNFVKQVGDTGHLIPVPSLSEADRYQPLSLVTKKRRRHFWKKTKYASTPFSLKDILVGEKEITAGVSSYQLLNYEDKSDVSLNGRLGNHLIHEVGVNISGSDSVAVKASFGVVTKHEVEVPTLLRELNSRKVDLDHCLIRQSKDSGRTVLCVVMESIRTTRQCSLTVHAGMRGATMRFQIDDIHNPKGRDKSIVIPAHTTIAFSIFDLYVRLDGRLDICVAPGSVGGFEREQMREQIGGFFGRFSVGRLRRFFSGIIYGNPFRADDRTFEELTHSDLYMDDVADYYEKAASMTDLSSSYMREDKHTRVNLLNHNIPKGLCALCSMSHQRRETVYGCLECSSGGQKYVRLHAVPCFDLWHKSLR, encoded by the exons ATGTTTGCAGCAGCCACTAAGAACTTTGTGAAGCAGGTCGGGGACACCGGGCATCTGATACCCGTCCCGAGCCTCAGCGAAGCCGACCGATATCAACCTCTCAGCCTGGTGACTAAGAAGAGAAGAAGGCATTTCTGGAAGAAGACAAAATATGCCTCGACACCGTTCTCGCTCAAGGACATACTCGTGGGAGAAAAGGAGATCACTGCAG GAGTGTCCTCTTACCAACTTCTCAACTATGAAGACAAGTCAGATGTGTCTCTGAACGGACGCTTGGGCAACCATCTGATTCACGAAGTGGGCGTCAACATCAGCGGGTCGGACTCTGTGGCGGTCAAAGCGTCCTTTGGGGTTGTGACCAAACATGAGGTGGAGGTCCCGACCTTACTACGGGAGCTGAACTCCAG gAAAGTTGACCTGGATCACTGTCTGATCCGTCAGTCTAAAGACAGTGGGCGCACCGTACTGTGCGTCGTCATGGAGAGCATTCGCACCACGCGACAATGTTCTCTCACTGTTCACGCTGGCATGCGTGGCGCTACCATGCGG TTTCAGATAGACGACATCCATAATCCCAAAGGCCGTGACAAATCCATCGTAATTCCTGCCCACACCACCATAGCCTTCAGCATATTTGATCTTTACGTTCGTCTGGATGGACGTCTCG ATATCTGTGTAGCACCGGGGTCAGTTGGAGGCTTTGAGAGAGAGCAGATGCGCGAGCAGATCGGTGGATTCTTCGGCAGGTTCTCGGTCGGCAGGTTGCGAAGGTTCTTCTCGGGAATCATTTATGGGAATCCCTTCAGAGCAG ACGACAGAACATTCGAGGAGCTCACGCACTCTGACCTGTACATGGATGACGTGGCGGATTACTACGAGAAGGCGGCCAGCATGACCGACCTTTCCTCATCGTACATGCGTGAGGACAAGCACACTCGAGTCAACCTGCTCAACCATAACATCCCCAAAGGCCTGTGTGCGCTCTGTAGCATGTCCCACCAGCGCAGAGAGACCGTCTACGGTTGCCTCGAGTGCTCGTCTGGTGGGCAGAAGTACGTGCGCTTACACGCCGTGCCGTGTTTTGACCTGTGGCACAAAAGCTTACGCTGA